A single genomic interval of Littorina saxatilis isolate snail1 linkage group LG17, US_GU_Lsax_2.0, whole genome shotgun sequence harbors:
- the LOC138953714 gene encoding uncharacterized protein, whose translation MAEAFNIIYLPEHILIKIFSYMTYNEISEKREVCQSFNRVCSRELTKAFVRVDRLHSQIQKNIKSQLPRKESERRNHALSRFVDVLSAMETRLSLLSMTYTKYIDLDLCCFIPGKVLDELYQLLRRLQNTDSQPPRSYDLLQSLRDLSTMAMEHFEEFIVPILKAQMNDCSQSLYFSASATSSAMPLTSTLGSPSFTTNSFTSSMDMSGMPILDYSWAMPIPIVSTPFRRTPLKLDVQRVQNQMQMHSAAIATMTKECREQKVKIAEQSRIITEQDRKLQEQCRLVGELKAHMQASEKTMEVLAVQLTAITGKEVALPKPKPWDQSLWELPTARAGPSSQDTGLTEELPIFSYSCSPDLAGRDHKFKPFAPPDIGGRARGHLFSREKCTFEDDYTGLDPMAYHMNELCHGYSTACSTQRLLFQVALLIPSIAANHSLPLCLADTPQEQKIDPRDPKGIILQQLTAAQKQLSNLFEEHVGCTQCGDAADPSLVAAHSYLTPSTSRHDPAMFASSPLLPPPPPPPPVANQGLMNRAQELYNRMQALSVMSLDKIVAPPIKTEPAEMEEIMVEHAKAKGKGKGPMKRGRSVSKAVESDTNKVEASETEPTGRSRKRRRR comes from the exons GTATGCCAGTCATTCAACAGAGTATGCAGCCGAGAGCTCACCAAGGCGTTTGTCCGCGTGGATCGTCTGCACAGCCAGATCCAGAAAAATATCAAGTCCCAGCTTCCTCGCAAAGAGTCAGAGCGACGCAACCATGCCCTGTCACGATTTGTCGACGTTTTGTCTGCAATGGAGACACGCTTGTCTCTCCTCTCCATGACATACACAAAGTACATTGACCTGGACCTGTGCTGCTTCATCCCGGGCAAG GTGCTGGATGAGCTGTACCAGCTGCTGCGACGACTCCAGAACACCGACTCCCAACCTCCACGGTCGTACGATCTGCTGCAGTCGCTGCGAGACCTGTCCACCATGGCCATGGAGCACTTCGAGGAATTCATCGTCCCCATCCTCAAGGCGCAGATGAACGACTGTTCCCAGTCCCTGTACTTCTCAGCCTCGGCCACCTCCTCCGCCATGCCGCTCACCTCCACTCTGGGGTCCCCTTCCTTCACCACCAATTCCTTCACCTCCAGTATGGACATGTCag GTATGCCCATACTGGACTATTCATGGGCGATGCCAATTCCCATCGTGAGCACTCCATTCAGACGCACTCCTCTCAAACTGGATGTGCagcgtgtgcaaaaccag ATGCAGATGCACTCAGCAGCCATTGCCACCATGACCAAGGAATGCCGTGAACAGAAGGTGAAGATCGCCGAGCAGAGTCGCATCATCACAGAACAGGATCGCAAGCTCCAGGAGCAGTGCAGGCTGGTCGGGGAACTGAAAGCCCACATGCAGGCCTCAGAAAAGACAATGGAGGTGCTAGCTGTGCAACTGACAGCCATTACAGGAAAAGAGGTGGCCTTACCCAAGCCCAAACCGTGGGATCAATCCCTGTGGGAACTGCCGACGGCCAGGGCGGGGCCGTCTTCTCAGGACACCGGTTTGACGGAGGAGCTACCCATCTTTTCCTATTCCTGCTCACCCGATCTTGCTGGCAGGGATCACAAGTTCAAACCGTTTGCGCCGCCAGACATAGGGGGAAGGGCGAGAGGGCACTTGTTCTCGCGTGAGAAATGCACCTTCGAGGATGACTACACGGGATTGGATCCCATGGCTTACCACATGAACGAACTGTGCCACGGGTATTCCACAGCCTGTTCCACGCAGCGCCTGCTCTTCCAGGTGGCGCTGTTGATTCCAAGCATCGCCGCCAACCACTCGCTGCCCCTGTGTTTGGCAGACACGCCCCAAGAACAAAAGATAGACCCGCGAGACCCCAAGGGCATCATCTTGCAGCAGCTGACGGCCGCTCAGAAGCAGCTGTCCAATCTCTTCGAGGAACACGTGGGTTGCACCCAGTGCGGTGATGCGGCCGATCCGTCATTGGTGGCGGCTCATTCCTACCTGACCCCGTCAACTAGTCGTCACGACCCTGCAATGTTcgcctcctcccccctcctgccccctccccctccacctcctCCCGTTGCCAATCAGGGCCTAATGAACCGCGCCCAAGAACTGTACAACAGGATGCAGGCGCTGAGTGTCATGTCGCTGGACAAAATTGTAGCTCCGCCGATCAAGACTGAACCGGCAGAGATGGAGGAAATCATGGTGGAACACGCGAAAGCCAAGGGAAAGGGCAAGGGGCCTATGAAGCGTGGGCGTTCAGTGTCCAAGGCCGTAGAATCTGACACGAACAAAGTAGAAGCTAGCGAGACAGAACCGACTGGAAGGAGCCGAAAACGCCGCAGACGCTGA
- the LOC138953251 gene encoding paraneoplastic antigen Ma3 homolog — MATGGTTTSGDHDRVIAELQRQLQELQSHYESELKHLSGRMDTEREVNVQVQPPPSLPKLKVFTGLPATSTQETSFEAWKRQASEVNDDVLVIDKVGLLKRSLKGAAHEHVRGKNYATVDDLIKDLDELFGELKSAEEMYLELCQSRMMKTQTKADFLMTLSTKMKEVQKTAGFSNEEYQRRLYYAFSKGLIDSLFALELRNKFGMPGDTKPAFSDLYRYVRQIEGLEAGKQKAQVGAHAAPSPPPDFTQERTEAPQQQGRRKIYCYKCGENGHFYRDCTKPANARLVVQKEQDRRRQENEWRRRKGLPELPLN; from the coding sequence ATGGCGACCGGAGGAACTACTACCTCTGGTGACCACGACAGGGTAATCGCCGAACTCCAGCGACAACTCCAGGAATTACAGTCTCATTATGAGAGTGAACTCAAACATCTGTCTGGGAGAATGGACACAGAGCGAGAGGTGAACGTACAAGTGCAACCACCTCCGTCACTACCCAAGCTGAAGGTTTTCACTGGCTTACCAGCCACATCAACACAGGAAACTTCCTTCGAAGCATGGAAACGTCAAGCATCTGAAGTCAATGATGACGTTTTGGTCATAGACAAAGTGGGCCTACTGAAAAGAAGTCTGAAGGGGGCAGCGCATGAACATGTGAGAGGAAAAAACTATGCAACTGTGGATGACCTGATCAAGGACCTCGATGAGCTGTTTGGAGAACTGAAGTCAGCTGAAGAGATGTATCTGGAACTGTGCCAGTCAAGAATGATGAAAACTCAGACAAAGGCAGATTTCCTCATGACTCTGTCTACAAAGATGAAAGAAGTTCAGAAGACTGCAGGTTTTTCCAATGAAGAATACCAGAGACGTCTCTACTATGCTTTCTCCAAGGGATTGATCGACTCTTTGTTTGCACTAGAGTTGAGGAACAAGTTCGGGATGCCGGGCGACACAAAACCTGCGTTCTCCGACTTGTATCGTTATGTGCGTCAAATTGAGGGACTTGAGGCAGGAAAACAAAAGGCTCAGGTTGGGGCGCACGCAGCGCCATCACCACCTCCTGACTTCACGCAGGAGCGGACGGAGGCTCCACAACAGCAGGGCAGAAGAAAGATTTATTGCTACAAATGTGGTGAAAATGGACATTTCTATCGGGACTGTACTAAGCCCGCTAATGCACGCCTTGTTGTGCAGAAAGAACAAGATAGGCGAAGACAAGAGAACGAGTGGCGGAGAAGAAAGGGACTCCCAGAACTCCCTTTAAACTGA
- the LOC138953194 gene encoding iron-sulfur cluster assembly 2 homolog, mitochondrial-like gives MSSAVRQCFRLVSSTRSCLTYSAWRASQSQTQTQQRFTRLRLCSTASQADLSTDASQKGEELKLSEACVKQLKEISKKDNSFLRIVVEGGGCSGFQYKFELDTKTNEDDRVFEEDGARVVIDKDSLDFVKGSTVDYYKELIRSAFRIIDNPLAEQGCSCGASFTVKL, from the exons ATGTCTTCTGCTGTGAGACAGTGTTTTCGTTTGGTTTCGAGCACGCGAAG TTGTCTGACGTACTCGGCATGGAGGGCGTCACAGTCACAGACCCAGACACAGCAGAGATTCACTCGTCTAAGACTGTGTTCAACAGCATCCCAAGCAGATCTGTCCACAGATGCCTCACAGAAAGGAGAGGAGCTAAAGCTTAGTGAAGCTTGTGTGAAG CAACTGAAGGAAATAAGCAAGAAAGACAACTCCTTCCTGCGTATTGTGGTGGAAGGTGGAGGTTGCTCAGGGTTTCAGTACAAGTTTGAGCTGGACACAAAGACTAACGAGGATGACAG aGTGTTTGAAGAAGATGGAGCGCGTGTGGTGATAGACAAGGACTCCCTGGACTTCGTGAAAGGGTCGACAGTGGACTACTACAAAGAGCTCATCCGCTCAGCGTTTCGCATCATAGACAATCCCTTGGCTGAACAAGGCTGTTCCTGTGGAGCCTCTTTCACTGTTAAACTATGA